A segment of the Prochlorococcus marinus str. MIT 9215 genome:
CACTTTTTACATATTTGCCATTTAATGAATTAATAAATGATAATTTTTCATTGTATGAAGAATTGATGATTGGATTTAGGATCTCATTTTTTAATGATAAAAAATAATTATTATGTTTTTTATCATTAAAGAAATAGTCTATTATTTTTTGATTTTTATATTTTTCTAGATATTTTAAGTTGGTTTTCTTTTTATAAAAAAACAAATATATTAGATATTTTGCTTGTTTTTCTAAAAATTCAATAGCCATTCTAAAGTTTAAAATTTTTTTATTTGAAAAACTCAATAATATTTTTTTATCATTTTCAGTTAACTTTTGATCATATTTATTTGTCCAAGGATTCAATTCCAGTTTTAAATTTTTCGCTATATATTGAACGACACCAATTCGGTTGGCATTTGGCACTCTAGCAATACACAAGAATAAATTTATTTCATTTATATCATTCTGTCTATTGCCAAAAACATGCAAACCTGTTCTAATTTGAGATTCTTTAATTTTGCAAAGAAAGGAATCAATTTCTTCTAATTGAATATATTTGTTCTTTAATGTAATTTCACTAAAATCTTTTTTAATTAATTCAAAAATGGATTTTTCTATTATTTCAATACGATTAGAATTTAATAATTTTGCTTCAATATATTCGTCTAAATAATTTTCTAAAATTGAATATTTTCCATATAATTCTGACCTATCTAAAGGAGGGGTTAAATGATCAATAATTGTGGCTGCTGTTCTTCTTTTTGCTTGGGATCCCTCGCCAGGATCATTTACGATAAAGGGATATATGTTAGGAATAGCTGGACAAATAATATTTGGGAAACATTTATTGCTGAGACCTACAGATTTGCCAGGTAACCATTCAACAGTCCCATGTTTACCAATATGGCATATAGCATTTGCATTAAAAACTTTTTCAATCCAAAAATATTGTGCTAAATATCTATGTGGAGGTGGAAGATCAGGCGAATGAATATCTCTATCAGTGTAAGTGTCATAACCTCGTTGAGGTTGAATCAATAATGTTATTTTTCCAAATCTTAGACCATTTATTGAGAAGCCTTCATTATCAAGATCGATCGCTTCAGATGGAGTGCCCCAACGATTAATAATAATATTTTTTGGATCAAGTTCTATATTATTCCAATATTTTAAATATTCACTAAGTGGTAAGTAATCTAATGGTTTATTATTTTGAGATTCAATATCATTAGTTCTAGTTTTTATAAGAATTGACATTAATTCCGAAGAATCTTGAGGATAATTACAAGCTCCAAGGTCATAACCTTCTTCTTTTAGCCAGTTAAGAATATTTATTATCGAAGATGGTGTATTAAGACCAACACCATTACCGATTCTTCCATTCTTAACAGGATAATTACTTATTACTAAACAAATTCTCTTATCAAAATTATTAAGTTTTTGAAGCTTTACATAATTGGTTGCAAATTTTGAAATCCATTCAATACCTACTTGATCAGCTTTGTAACTAGTTATTTCGGTGTAAAGTGTATTTTTTTTTGAAATTATTTCTTTAAATGCAGAAGGACAAGTAGTAATTCTTCCATCAAATTCGGGAATAATTACTTGCATTAATAAATCAGTAGAATTCATTCCAATGGATGAATTTAACCAATTTTTTCTTGATTTATTAGAAGAAAGAAGCTGAAAAATTGGGATACTGAGTGAAGTAAAAATATTTGTAGAATTTTCAATTAAATCATTATTTTTGATTTGAGATGAAGAAAATGCTGTTGTAGTAATTATTATTTTAATATCTTCTTTTTTAAAAATTTCTATTAATTTCTTTTGAATATTATGATCTTTTAGGGTTGAAATAAAAAATGTTTTAGGGGATAGTCCGGACTTTCTTAACTGTAAGTTAAGTTTTTCGTTTACTTCAATTTCATTAGCCAAAAAAAGCGATTTATAAGATATTATTGCGATCTTTTCTCCTTTTTCATTTTTCCAATCAAATAAATAAGGATCTGCATAAAATGAAATCTTCAAAAATTCATCAGGAATTAATGTTTCATCTATTTTTAGATAATTTAAACAATTAAGAAATTTTCTATAATTATCCAGACCACCAGATCTTAGTAATTTAGAAATATTTAATGCAACATCTTTATCTATACTACTTATTTCACATAAGGAAACTTCCTGATCAAGGGTACCTGATAGAATTACTAACTTCCTTTTTTTATCAACTGCTTGCCAATTTAAAAGTTGTTCAATTCCATAATTCCATGTACCTTTATCTCCGAATAATCTTAGTACGACAACTTTTGCATAATTAATTGTTTTAAAAAGATAATTATCTATTTGAGCTGAGGAATTTAAATTAGAAATTTCTAAAGCTCTAATGTTATTTTTTAATGAAGCAAATTCTTTTTCTAACAATAAGTTCGATAAGAGATTTAAATCAGCTTTGACACTTGTTATAAAAATATAATCTGCAACTGGTTGCTCTATTAAATCATCCTTATTCTTTTCATTTCCTGCTATATTCAATATCCTGTGCATTTTTATATATAAATAGGGTTTAGAATACGTAAGTAGGATAAAACAAGTTTACCTTAATTACATAAATTGAATATGCATGAATTTCTTCCATACGCCTGGTTTGAAGGTAAATGTATTCCATTTAAAGAAGCAAAAATATCAATAGCTACTCATGCACTGCACTATGGAACAGCTGCATTTGGAGGAATGCGAGCGATACCTAACCCTACAAATAAAGAAGAATTCCTTTTATTTAGAACTGATAAACACATAAAAAGATTATCTCAAAGTGCCAAATTACTCTTAACTGATATTTCTGAAGAATATATTTTTAAAGCCTTAGAGGAAGTTATAAAAAGAAATAAGCCAGTAAAACCTATCTATATAAGACCATTCGTATATACAAGCGATTTAGGCATAGCTCCAAGGTTACACAATATTGAAACAGATTTCTTTATTTATTGTATTGAATTAGGAGATTATTTATCCCCAGATGGTGTTTCTTGTAGAATGAGTAGCTGGACTAGACAAGAAGATAGATCTCTCCCATTGAGAGGAAAAATAAGTGGAGCTTACATTACTAGTTCATTAGCTAAAACAGAAGCTAGTTTATCGGGTTTTGATGAAGCCTTGCTATTAAATTCAAGTGGTAAGGTAAGCGAAGCTAGTGGTATGAATTTATTTATTGTAAGGCATGGTGACTTAATCACTCCTGGTGTTGATCAAGATATACTTGAGGGAATTACTAGAGCTAGTGTAATTGAATTAGCAAAATCTTTTGGAATAAATGTAATTGAAAGGCCTGTTGATAAAACAGAATTATTAATAGCAGATGAAGTTTTTCTAACTGGTACAGCAGCTAAAATTACACCAGTTAAAAAAATTGAGTCAAGTGAATTAAATGGTGAAAGACCAATAATGAATAAATTAAAAAGTAAGCTTATAGAAATAACAGAAGGTCGCTCACAAGACTATGATAATTGGGTAACAAGAATTTCTCTAAAATAAATTAATTTTTACCTAATGATGGAATCTTTCAGAACCTATCTAAATAGAGATGAAAAGCCATTAATAATATTTGACGGAGGTACTGGAACATCTTTTCAGAACTTAAATCTTACTGCAGACGACTTTGGAGGTAAAGAATTAGAAGGTTGTAATGAAAACCTTGTTTTATCCTCACCAAATGTAGTTGAAAGGGTTCATACTTCATTCTTAGAAGCAGGTTGTCATGTTATAGAAACTAATACTTTTGGAGCCTCATCAATAGTTCTTGATGAATATGATATTGCGGATAAGGCATATGAGATAAATAAAAATGCTGCATTAATAGCAAAAAAAGCTGCTGCCAAATATAAATCAGTTAAAAAGCCAAGGTTTGTTGCTGGCTCAATTGGACCAACGACTAAATTACCCACATTAGGACATATAGATTTTGATGAATTAAAGCAATCATATAAAGAACAAATATATGGTCTTACAGATGGAGGAGTTGATCTACTTTTAATTGAAACTTGTCAAGATGTATTACAAATTAAATCTGCCTTATTAGCTTCCAAAGAAGTACTTGATAGTAAAAATATAGATATACCTATAATGGTATCGATAACAATGGAAACAACAGGTACTATGCTTGTTGGATCTGACATCGCCTCTGCGTTAACAATATTAGAGCCATTTAATATAGATATCCTTGGTCTTAATTGTGCAACTGGTCCAGAACAAATGAAAGAACATATTAAATATTTGTCTGAAAATTCTCCCTTCGCCATAAGCTGTATTCCAAATGCAGGACTTCCTGAAAATATTGGTGGTGTAGCTCATTACAGATTAAAGCCAATAGAATTAAAGATGCAGTTAATGAATTTTATATACGACTTTAATGTTCAATTAATAGGTGGATGTTGTGGGACAACACCTGAACATATTAAATATCTTTCTTCAATAATCGATGAAATTATTCATAAGGAAAGGTCTAGCAAAAATGGTAATAACAATTTAAGTGGTTATATTCCTTCTGCATCATCAATATATAATTCTGTACCTTACAAACAAGACAATTCTATTTTGATTGTAGGAGAAAGATTAAATGCAAGTGGATCTAAAAAGGTAAGGGAGTTATTAAATAACGACGATTGGGATGGACTAGTTTCAATTGCCAAGCAACAACAAAAAGAGAATGCACACGTTCTTGATGTGAATGTTGATTATGTTGGGAGAGACGGAGTAAAAGATATGAAAGAAATAACTTCAAGACTAGTTACCAATATAAATTTGCCATTAATGATTGATTCTACAGATGCTGACAAAATGGAAAGTGGACTAAAGTCAGCTGGTGGTAAATGTATTATAAATTCAACCAATTACGAAGACGGCAATGAAAGGTTTGATCAAGTTCTAAATTTAGCATTAGGGTATGGTTCTGGTCTTGTTGTTGGAACTATTGATGAAGATGGAATGGCAAGGGATGCAGATAAAAAATAT
Coding sequences within it:
- the cobN gene encoding cobaltochelatase subunit CobN, translating into MHRILNIAGNEKNKDDLIEQPVADYIFITSVKADLNLLSNLLLEKEFASLKNNIRALEISNLNSSAQIDNYLFKTINYAKVVVLRLFGDKGTWNYGIEQLLNWQAVDKKRKLVILSGTLDQEVSLCEISSIDKDVALNISKLLRSGGLDNYRKFLNCLNYLKIDETLIPDEFLKISFYADPYLFDWKNEKGEKIAIISYKSLFLANEIEVNEKLNLQLRKSGLSPKTFFISTLKDHNIQKKLIEIFKKEDIKIIITTTAFSSSQIKNNDLIENSTNIFTSLSIPIFQLLSSNKSRKNWLNSSIGMNSTDLLMQVIIPEFDGRITTCPSAFKEIISKKNTLYTEITSYKADQVGIEWISKFATNYVKLQKLNNFDKRICLVISNYPVKNGRIGNGVGLNTPSSIINILNWLKEEGYDLGACNYPQDSSELMSILIKTRTNDIESQNNKPLDYLPLSEYLKYWNNIELDPKNIIINRWGTPSEAIDLDNEGFSINGLRFGKITLLIQPQRGYDTYTDRDIHSPDLPPPHRYLAQYFWIEKVFNANAICHIGKHGTVEWLPGKSVGLSNKCFPNIICPAIPNIYPFIVNDPGEGSQAKRRTAATIIDHLTPPLDRSELYGKYSILENYLDEYIEAKLLNSNRIEIIEKSIFELIKKDFSEITLKNKYIQLEEIDSFLCKIKESQIRTGLHVFGNRQNDINEINLFLCIARVPNANRIGVVQYIAKNLKLELNPWTNKYDQKLTENDKKILLSFSNKKILNFRMAIEFLEKQAKYLIYLFFYKKKTNLKYLEKYKNQKIIDYFFNDKKHNNYFLSLKNEILNPIINSSYNEKLSFINSLNGKYVKSGPSGAPTRGKTEALPTGKNFFSVDARGLPTESAWSVGCKSASQIIDLYKQDNGEDLKNIAISVWATSTMRNGGEDICQILYLLGVQPIWDGPSRRVIDLEIIPLSVLDRPRVDITLRISGMFRDAFPQLVKLTSKAINLISNLNEDDKFNPLAGALRDGDPINRIFGSAPGSYGAGLQELISNSNWEDIYDFGESFLNWSKWIYSDNLEPVEDKKSLENALKKVQLVIHNQDNKEHDILDSDDYYQFQGGLSSAVKKLSGKLPEMYYGDLSKFGLSKITKLEDEINKVVISRILNPKWINGMKDNGYKGAFEFSATLDYLYAFDASTETVSDWCYEEVYKSWLCDQELLKFFLENNPWALRDISQRFLEIINRKMWNNCSSEIIENLKNIIINTDSKIEKNEF
- a CDS encoding branched-chain amino acid transaminase, translating into MHEFLPYAWFEGKCIPFKEAKISIATHALHYGTAAFGGMRAIPNPTNKEEFLLFRTDKHIKRLSQSAKLLLTDISEEYIFKALEEVIKRNKPVKPIYIRPFVYTSDLGIAPRLHNIETDFFIYCIELGDYLSPDGVSCRMSSWTRQEDRSLPLRGKISGAYITSSLAKTEASLSGFDEALLLNSSGKVSEASGMNLFIVRHGDLITPGVDQDILEGITRASVIELAKSFGINVIERPVDKTELLIADEVFLTGTAAKITPVKKIESSELNGERPIMNKLKSKLIEITEGRSQDYDNWVTRISLK